The following coding sequences lie in one Pseudomonas syringae CC1557 genomic window:
- a CDS encoding PDDEXK nuclease domain-containing protein — MSTPDAPLAPVNDRFDEVLAMIQGARQQAAQAVNTRLIELYWQVGAYISRKIENAEWGDAVVSQLAEHLATTQPGLRGFTRSNLFRMRQFYEIYRVEEKVAPLVRQLSWSHNLIILSQSKRPEEREFYLKMASQEKWSKRELERQFKTALFERTVTQPAKASAMLRKTRPAALDVFRDAYMVEFLELPAGHAEADLHRGLLQRLRDFLIELGRDFCFVGSEYPVQVGGQDFALDLLFFHRGLNCLVAIELKVGRFEPEYLGKLNFYLEALDQTERKHHENPAIGVLLCASKNDEVVEYALNRSLSPALIAEYQTRLPDRQLLQAKLHEFYAMDIAKDDQ; from the coding sequence ATGAGTACTCCTGACGCACCGCTAGCTCCGGTCAACGATCGCTTTGATGAAGTGCTCGCAATGATTCAGGGCGCTCGGCAGCAGGCGGCACAGGCCGTCAACACCCGTCTGATCGAACTCTATTGGCAAGTCGGCGCTTATATCAGCCGCAAGATTGAAAACGCCGAGTGGGGTGATGCGGTGGTCAGCCAGCTTGCCGAGCATCTGGCCACAACCCAGCCGGGGCTGCGTGGGTTTACGCGTAGCAACCTGTTTCGCATGCGTCAATTCTACGAGATTTACCGCGTTGAAGAGAAAGTCGCACCACTGGTGCGACAATTATCCTGGTCCCATAATCTGATCATTCTTAGCCAGAGCAAACGCCCGGAAGAGCGTGAGTTCTACTTAAAAATGGCGAGTCAAGAAAAGTGGTCAAAGCGCGAACTGGAACGCCAGTTCAAGACTGCCTTGTTCGAGCGCACCGTCACCCAGCCCGCCAAAGCCTCGGCCATGCTCAGGAAAACCCGGCCGGCCGCACTGGATGTGTTCCGCGATGCCTACATGGTGGAATTTCTGGAGCTGCCCGCGGGCCATGCCGAAGCGGACCTGCATCGCGGGTTACTGCAGCGCCTGAGGGATTTTCTGATCGAGCTGGGCCGTGACTTCTGTTTTGTCGGCTCCGAGTACCCGGTACAGGTTGGCGGCCAGGATTTCGCGCTGGATCTGCTGTTTTTCCATCGAGGCCTCAACTGCCTTGTGGCCATCGAACTCAAGGTAGGCCGCTTTGAGCCAGAATACCTGGGCAAGCTGAACTTCTATCTGGAAGCACTGGACCAGACTGAGCGCAAACATCATGAAAACCCCGCCATCGGCGTCCTGCTTTGCGCCAGCAAAAACGATGAGGTGGTCGAATACGCGCTGAACCGTTCGTTATCGCCTGCGCTGATTGCCGAATACCA
- the yghU gene encoding glutathione-dependent disulfide-bond oxidoreductase, with product MTQTSYTPPKVWHQETKSGGKFASTNRPVAGPTHEKQLPVGKHPLQLYSLATPNGVKVTIMLEELLALGHSGAEYDAWLIRISEGDQFSSGFVEINPNSKIPALLDRSHETPVRVFESGSILLYLAEKFSSFLPADVAGRTETLNWLFWQMGAAPYLGGGFGHFYAYAPEKLEYPINRFAMEAKRQLDVLDRRLAEHRYLAGDTYTIADIAVWPWYGALVQNKVYSAAEFLSVHEYPNVIRWTEEIAARPAVVKGQKVNRTWGEEADQVPERHDASDLDK from the coding sequence ATGACCCAAACGTCTTACACCCCGCCGAAGGTCTGGCACCAGGAAACAAAATCGGGCGGCAAGTTCGCCAGTACCAACCGCCCCGTCGCCGGTCCCACGCATGAAAAGCAATTGCCCGTCGGCAAGCATCCGTTACAGCTCTATTCGCTGGCGACGCCCAACGGGGTGAAGGTCACGATCATGCTGGAAGAGCTGCTGGCGCTGGGACACAGCGGTGCGGAGTACGATGCCTGGCTGATCCGCATCTCCGAAGGCGATCAGTTTTCCAGCGGATTTGTCGAGATCAATCCCAATTCCAAGATCCCGGCGTTGCTGGACCGCAGCCATGAGACACCGGTGCGGGTCTTCGAGTCCGGTTCGATCTTGTTGTACCTGGCAGAAAAGTTCTCCAGCTTCCTGCCTGCAGATGTGGCGGGACGTACAGAGACGCTGAACTGGCTGTTCTGGCAGATGGGCGCTGCGCCGTATCTGGGCGGCGGTTTCGGGCATTTCTATGCATACGCGCCAGAGAAGCTTGAATACCCCATCAACCGTTTTGCCATGGAGGCCAAGCGTCAGTTGGATGTACTGGACCGTCGCCTTGCCGAACACCGCTATCTGGCGGGCGACACCTACACAATTGCCGACATCGCGGTCTGGCCCTGGTACGGCGCATTGGTGCAGAACAAGGTGTATTCGGCGGCCGAATTTCTGTCGGTACACGAATATCCGAACGTGATCCGCTGGACGGAGGAAATCGCAGCGCGCCCGGCCGTTGTGAAAGGCCAGAAGGTCAATCGCACCTGGGGCGAGGAAGCGGATCAGGTTCCGGAGCGGCACGACGCGTCTGATCTGGATAAGTGA
- a CDS encoding autotransporter family protein, which translates to MFRKTLLAMAVAATTVPAFAETVELTNAGYKSERQTHTGNLEINGAYTGSAVKDAIQLNGSTIAKDLILNANISGSGNFASGEVAKGISLEGGKIGGGVVNRGSVDVTGQGATALNVATSLKAFENHGSLSASGTGSQGLRIDGVTITGNSADMTNTGTIRGEGAAIVMGTTTFAMIGAQPWYIERGDFNIYNSGSIISADRAIDASKSNRPVELILRKGSVVVGNLIDLSNIELEGDTSFTGTDSRTDGYNIRLKSGGSVYVGGTSDSPTTMTFESTHSSIGGDLYVDGNSALGLNLSKATDTKTAVLRVTGTTQFEQGAQVKLAAKGDDFSANGTTYKLIESGRIELLTKDGRAVDPAGKLDVVSTSALLKIDSYTVDGKNVVAVVTAKGREEVAQVVADNGGSVNEQTTLVNLTGDSIISKLNDSDAFKQLLLNADGGQLAKLASQLSPEVNGGARSAATTSQGLISNVTGSRTSSIRGASSGEGFKNAGVWVQSLYSDATQDQRNGIAGYNAYSNGIAVGADGKLNDNLTLGLAYSFINTDVNGKSGNKTEVDSHAFTLYGGFELGNYFVDTSLTYGLNDNQGKRSIAGTRAKADYDSDLLGLNLVGGYTYHVSPQVLVEPRMAARYSQVNIDGYREKGSSAALTVEDQRYEAIELGAGMRVAGSFLMGAGTLEPQAKLMAYHDFAADQAQSTSTFLLGSTPFVTSGAKAVRDSYEAGVGADYKLGAVTLGVNYDYIGKSGFDADVFSAKVRYDF; encoded by the coding sequence ATGTTTCGCAAGACCCTTCTCGCAATGGCTGTGGCCGCAACTACTGTTCCGGCTTTTGCTGAAACAGTCGAACTGACTAACGCTGGCTACAAAAGCGAGCGCCAGACCCATACCGGCAATCTCGAGATTAACGGTGCCTATACGGGCAGTGCGGTTAAAGATGCGATCCAGCTCAACGGGTCGACCATTGCAAAGGATCTGATCCTCAATGCGAACATCAGCGGTTCCGGCAACTTTGCCAGTGGTGAAGTAGCTAAAGGCATCAGCCTTGAGGGCGGCAAGATTGGCGGCGGCGTAGTCAACCGAGGCTCGGTTGACGTTACTGGCCAAGGCGCGACGGCCCTGAATGTCGCCACGAGTCTGAAAGCTTTCGAAAATCATGGCAGCCTCTCCGCTAGCGGCACGGGGTCTCAAGGTCTTCGAATCGACGGGGTCACCATCACAGGCAATAGTGCGGATATGACCAATACCGGGACGATCCGCGGCGAGGGCGCTGCTATCGTGATGGGTACTACCACATTCGCTATGATCGGCGCTCAACCTTGGTACATAGAACGGGGCGACTTCAATATCTATAACAGCGGTTCGATCATTTCCGCTGACAGGGCCATCGACGCCTCTAAAAGCAATCGTCCTGTCGAGCTGATCCTGAGAAAGGGCAGCGTAGTTGTCGGTAACCTGATCGACTTGAGCAATATCGAGCTGGAAGGGGATACTTCCTTCACAGGTACTGACAGCCGTACGGATGGCTACAACATTCGCCTGAAGAGCGGAGGATCGGTTTACGTTGGCGGCACCTCCGACAGTCCTACCACCATGACTTTTGAGTCCACACACAGCAGCATTGGTGGCGATCTCTATGTCGACGGCAATTCGGCACTCGGCCTGAATCTGAGCAAGGCCACTGATACTAAAACCGCGGTGCTGAGAGTTACCGGCACTACTCAGTTCGAACAGGGAGCGCAAGTAAAGCTCGCGGCCAAGGGTGATGACTTTAGCGCCAACGGCACCACTTACAAGCTTATCGAATCAGGCAGGATCGAATTGCTGACCAAGGATGGACGCGCGGTCGATCCTGCCGGAAAACTCGATGTAGTCAGTACCTCGGCATTACTTAAAATCGACAGCTATACCGTTGACGGCAAAAACGTGGTGGCTGTGGTCACCGCCAAGGGCAGGGAAGAGGTCGCTCAGGTGGTTGCCGACAACGGCGGTTCAGTTAATGAACAGACCACACTGGTTAACCTGACCGGCGACAGCATCATAAGCAAGCTGAACGACAGTGATGCGTTCAAACAGCTTTTGTTGAACGCTGACGGTGGCCAGCTCGCCAAGCTGGCCTCTCAGCTGTCGCCGGAGGTCAATGGCGGGGCAAGAAGCGCCGCTACTACCAGCCAAGGCCTGATCAGCAATGTAACTGGCAGCCGCACTAGCTCGATACGCGGAGCTTCATCTGGTGAAGGCTTCAAAAATGCAGGTGTTTGGGTCCAGTCGCTCTACAGCGATGCTACTCAAGACCAGCGCAACGGGATTGCAGGCTATAACGCTTACAGCAACGGAATTGCGGTGGGCGCTGACGGCAAACTCAACGACAACCTGACGCTGGGGCTGGCCTACAGCTTCATCAATACCGACGTGAATGGCAAAAGTGGCAACAAAACCGAAGTCGACAGCCATGCATTCACACTGTATGGCGGCTTCGAGCTGGGCAATTACTTTGTCGATACAAGCCTGACTTACGGCCTCAATGACAATCAGGGCAAACGCAGCATCGCAGGTACACGTGCCAAGGCTGATTATGACAGTGACCTGCTGGGTCTGAATCTGGTAGGCGGTTACACCTACCATGTCAGCCCGCAAGTATTGGTCGAACCGCGCATGGCGGCGCGTTACAGCCAGGTGAACATCGACGGCTATCGCGAGAAAGGTTCGTCGGCTGCGCTGACAGTTGAAGACCAGCGTTATGAAGCCATTGAGCTGGGCGCGGGCATGCGCGTGGCTGGCAGCTTCCTCATGGGCGCCGGAACGCTGGAGCCGCAGGCTAAACTGATGGCCTACCACGACTTCGCCGCCGACCAGGCGCAGAGCACGTCGACCTTTCTGCTAGGCAGTACGCCGTTTGTGACCAGCGGTGCCAAGGCTGTGCGTGACAGTTACGAGGCGGGTGTGGGTGCCGACTACAAACTGGGTGCAGTCACACTGGGCGTCAACTACGACTACATCGGGAAATCGGGCTTCGATGCCGATGTGTTCTCCGCAAAAGTGCGTTACGACTTTTGA
- a CDS encoding alpha/beta hydrolase — MWSHRLGQKRFGGILAVLMALLLSGAVAGCQSPRAALQQLADQHGRQMQILSAQPFPLAALLPPETFRTNRLRVYLEGDGHAWATATQPSIDPSPRKLLVPQMAINDPTPSAYLARPCQFITAQACNSALWTDRRFSQEVVTSVSDALDQMKQRYGNKEFELIGYSGGATLALLLAGQRDDITLIQTIAGNLAPNQWTELKGLSPLNGSLNPLDYIQYLALIPQRHLSGTRDEMIPTELAKFYSRQLGNGACSQLIIVSGPSHEDGWEEVWDIWRGRDVKVCP, encoded by the coding sequence ATGTGGAGCCACCGCCTCGGTCAAAAACGCTTTGGCGGTATCCTTGCAGTTTTGATGGCGCTGCTGTTAAGCGGTGCCGTTGCCGGTTGTCAGTCGCCACGCGCAGCTCTACAGCAATTGGCGGACCAGCATGGGCGACAGATGCAGATTCTGTCGGCACAGCCCTTTCCACTGGCGGCGCTATTACCGCCAGAGACCTTCAGGACGAACCGTTTGCGGGTCTATCTGGAGGGCGACGGTCATGCCTGGGCCACGGCCACTCAACCCAGTATCGACCCGAGCCCACGTAAGCTACTCGTGCCGCAGATGGCAATCAACGACCCGACTCCCAGCGCCTATCTAGCGCGACCTTGTCAATTCATCACGGCCCAGGCCTGCAACTCTGCACTCTGGACCGATCGCCGTTTCTCCCAGGAAGTGGTCACCAGCGTCAGCGACGCGCTGGACCAGATGAAACAACGTTATGGTAATAAAGAGTTCGAGCTGATTGGTTATTCAGGTGGCGCAACCCTTGCGTTGCTACTTGCTGGACAACGAGACGACATCACCCTAATCCAGACCATCGCTGGCAATCTTGCCCCGAATCAGTGGACAGAACTAAAGGGACTTTCGCCTCTCAACGGATCGTTGAACCCACTCGATTACATCCAGTACCTGGCATTGATACCCCAGCGTCACTTGTCAGGAACGCGTGACGAAATGATCCCGACTGAACTGGCAAAGTTTTATAGCAGGCAACTGGGCAACGGTGCGTGCAGCCAGCTGATTATTGTCTCTGGTCCGAGTCACGAAGATGGCTGGGAAGAGGTATGGGATATTTGGAGAGGGCGGGACGTAAAAGTCTGTCCGTGA
- a CDS encoding helix-turn-helix domain-containing protein: MIDPRGGAMDLSKAVGAALKEAREAKGLTQEDFVGVCGRNYLSEIERG, from the coding sequence ATGATTGACCCCCGTGGTGGCGCAATGGATCTGAGCAAAGCAGTCGGAGCAGCGTTAAAGGAGGCGCGCGAGGCGAAGGGCCTCACGCAGGAGGATTTTGTCGGGGTGTGTGGCAGGAATTATCTGTCCGAGATCGAGCGCGGATAG
- a CDS encoding helix-turn-helix domain-containing protein codes for MKTIHNARYQALLDLLLEARNAAGMTQKELAAKLGRPQSFVSKTENAERTLDVIEFMDVCRGLGTDPYALLNKLEAMPSHD; via the coding sequence TTGAAAACCATTCATAACGCTCGCTACCAGGCGCTGCTTGATCTTCTGCTAGAGGCACGTAATGCGGCCGGCATGACGCAAAAAGAGTTGGCCGCAAAGCTCGGGCGACCGCAGTCCTTTGTTTCGAAAACCGAAAACGCCGAGCGCACACTCGATGTGATTGAGTTCATGGATGTCTGTCGGGGGCTCGGGACTGATCCGTATGCGTTGCTGAACAAGCTTGAAGCTATGCCCAGTCATGATTGA
- a CDS encoding LexA family transcriptional regulator — translation MNTSGDRLRILLRECHLTATDFAANRKITPQHVNNWFKRGVPMARIDEVAELLTVNARWLRTGEGPKHPNEPANENTGGDTRMVIQQSRNVLRGDVEVQIFTEVESPHGVGKTVLAEAPGQKIRLPLQVLQTMGIDPKNCMCVAMVGNSMADKIQDGSILGVDRELTQIIDGEIYALEHGGILRVRYLYRLPNGGLRLRSHNDAEYPDEVFSAEDIDREKIRVLGWIFWWSTLNSRRNAMLLL, via the coding sequence ATGAATACATCAGGCGATCGACTCCGCATCCTCCTTCGGGAGTGCCACCTCACCGCGACTGATTTTGCCGCCAACCGCAAAATCACGCCGCAACACGTCAACAACTGGTTCAAACGCGGCGTGCCCATGGCCCGCATTGACGAGGTGGCTGAATTATTGACCGTTAACGCCCGCTGGCTGCGCACCGGTGAAGGCCCCAAACACCCCAATGAACCCGCCAATGAAAACACCGGCGGCGATACCCGAATGGTTATCCAGCAAAGCAGAAACGTCCTGCGCGGAGACGTGGAAGTTCAGATCTTCACAGAGGTCGAATCGCCACACGGCGTCGGCAAAACAGTCCTGGCCGAAGCCCCCGGACAGAAAATCCGCTTGCCCCTGCAAGTCCTGCAAACCATGGGCATCGACCCGAAAAACTGCATGTGCGTCGCCATGGTCGGCAACAGCATGGCCGACAAGATCCAGGACGGCTCCATCCTCGGCGTCGACCGTGAACTGACCCAAATCATCGACGGCGAAATCTACGCCCTCGAACACGGCGGCATCCTGCGCGTCCGCTACCTCTACCGCCTCCCCAACGGCGGCCTGCGCCTGCGCAGTCACAACGACGCCGAGTACCCGGACGAAGTGTTCAGCGCGGAAGATATTGACCGAGAAAAAATTCGGGTGCTGGGCTGGATATTCTGGTGGTCGACACTGAACAGCCGGCGTAATGCGATGTTGCTGCTGTGA
- the ppa gene encoding inorganic diphosphatase yields MSYSKIPAGKDLPNDIYVAIEIPANHAPIKYEIDKDTDCLFVDRFMATPMFYPANYGFIPNTLADDGDPLDVLVVTPYPVTPGSVIRARPVGILHMTDDGGGDAKVIAVPHDKLSQLYVDVKEYTDLPPLLLEQIKHFFENYKDLEKGKWVKIEGWGNADAARAEIMKSVEAFKG; encoded by the coding sequence ATGAGCTACAGCAAGATTCCGGCAGGTAAAGACCTGCCGAACGACATCTACGTCGCGATCGAAATCCCGGCCAACCACGCGCCGATCAAATACGAAATCGACAAAGACACCGATTGCCTGTTCGTTGACCGTTTCATGGCCACTCCGATGTTCTACCCGGCCAACTACGGTTTCATCCCCAACACCCTGGCTGACGACGGCGACCCGCTGGACGTGCTGGTTGTCACCCCTTACCCGGTTACCCCAGGCTCGGTCATCCGCGCACGCCCGGTCGGCATCCTGCACATGACTGACGACGGCGGCGGCGATGCCAAAGTCATCGCAGTACCGCACGACAAGCTGTCCCAGCTGTACGTCGACGTGAAAGAGTACACCGACCTGCCACCACTGCTGCTTGAGCAGATCAAGCACTTCTTCGAGAACTACAAGGATCTCGAAAAAGGCAAATGGGTGAAGATCGAAGGTTGGGGCAACGCTGACGCGGCCCGCGCCGAGATCATGAAATCGGTTGAAGCGTTCAAAGGCTGA
- a CDS encoding zinc-dependent peptidase, with protein sequence MWSLSNWRRRRTLARHPVAAELWQKVRQRLPILDGLSAEQDAQLRDACVLFLNDKYLSALPGVELDDEQRLFLAAQAQLPLLSLGDLNWYQGFHEVVLYPDDFVSPQRHRDASGVEHEWDGEHSGEAWLQGPVILAWPGVLSSGDWDGYNLVIHELAHKLDMLNGDANGLPPLHSDMRVTEWASVMQSAFDDLNRQLDQDPEAETAIDPYAAQDPAEFFAVTSEYFFSAPDLLYDNYPAVYGQLKAFYRQDTLGRLNALRQHAPSYRDT encoded by the coding sequence ATGTGGTCACTCAGCAACTGGCGCAGGCGAAGAACCCTCGCCAGACATCCGGTTGCTGCCGAGTTATGGCAGAAAGTGCGCCAGCGCTTGCCCATCCTCGACGGTTTGAGCGCCGAGCAGGACGCCCAACTGCGTGATGCCTGCGTGCTGTTCTTGAACGACAAATACCTCAGCGCGCTGCCGGGCGTCGAGCTCGATGACGAGCAACGCCTGTTTCTTGCGGCCCAGGCACAACTGCCGTTGCTGAGCCTGGGCGACCTGAACTGGTATCAGGGCTTTCATGAAGTCGTACTGTATCCGGACGATTTCGTCAGCCCGCAACGCCATCGCGACGCCAGCGGCGTCGAACACGAGTGGGACGGCGAACACAGTGGCGAGGCCTGGCTGCAAGGGCCGGTGATTCTGGCCTGGCCCGGCGTGCTGAGCAGCGGCGACTGGGACGGCTACAACCTGGTGATCCATGAGCTGGCGCACAAACTCGACATGCTCAACGGCGACGCCAACGGCCTGCCGCCGCTGCACAGCGATATGCGGGTGACCGAATGGGCGAGTGTCATGCAGAGCGCGTTCGATGATCTCAATCGGCAACTGGATCAAGACCCGGAGGCCGAAACCGCTATCGACCCCTATGCCGCGCAGGACCCTGCCGAGTTCTTCGCCGTCACCAGCGAGTACTTCTTCAGCGCGCCCGACCTGCTGTACGACAACTACCCGGCAGTCTATGGACAGCTCAAAGCGTTCTACCGTCAGGACACCCTCGGGCGGCTGAATGCATTACGGCAACACGCCCCGTCTTACCGGGACACCTGA
- a CDS encoding DedA family protein: MEFNPLDLILHLDVYLDLLVTNYGPWVYAILFLVIFCETGLVVMPFLPGDSLLFIAGAVAAGGGMDPVLLAGLLMLAAILGDSTNYVIGRTVGEKLFNNSRSRIFRRDYLLRTQDFYARHGGKTVTLARFLPIIRTFAPFVAGVGRMSYPRFVGFSVLGSVLWVGSLVTLGFFFGNVPFIKHNLTLLVLAIIVLSLVPMIIGVVRSRSAPPVDAR; the protein is encoded by the coding sequence ATGGAATTCAATCCGCTCGACCTTATTCTGCATCTCGACGTCTACCTCGACCTGCTGGTAACCAACTACGGCCCATGGGTCTACGCGATCCTGTTTCTGGTGATTTTCTGCGAGACCGGGCTGGTGGTCATGCCCTTCCTGCCGGGCGATTCGCTGCTGTTCATCGCTGGTGCCGTGGCTGCCGGTGGCGGCATGGACCCGGTATTGCTGGCCGGGCTGCTGATGCTCGCGGCAATTCTGGGTGACAGCACCAATTACGTCATCGGCCGCACGGTTGGCGAAAAGCTGTTTAACAACTCCAGATCGCGCATCTTCCGCCGCGACTACCTGCTGCGCACCCAGGACTTCTACGCGCGCCATGGCGGCAAGACCGTGACGCTGGCGCGTTTTCTGCCGATCATTCGTACCTTCGCGCCTTTCGTGGCAGGTGTCGGCAGAATGTCGTATCCGCGCTTCGTGGGCTTCAGCGTGCTGGGTTCGGTGCTGTGGGTCGGCAGTCTGGTCACGCTGGGTTTCTTCTTCGGCAACGTCCCGTTCATCAAGCACAACCTGACGTTGCTGGTGCTGGCGATTATCGTGCTATCGCTGGTGCCGATGATCATCGGTGTAGTGCGCAGCCGCAGCGCGCCACCGGTCGACGCTCGCTGA
- a CDS encoding GNAT family N-acetyltransferase: protein MRIIKATLEHLDLLCPLFIKYREFYNESPLPDSSREFLEKRLRREESVIYLALAKDDDSKLLGFCQLYPSYSSLSLKRVWILNDIYVAEDARRQLVADHLIKQAKKMAKETHAVRLRVSTSSNNEVAQKVYESIGFKEDTQFKNYVLPISSD from the coding sequence ATGCGGATCATCAAAGCGACTCTTGAACATCTGGACCTGCTCTGCCCGCTGTTCATCAAATACCGGGAGTTTTACAACGAGTCGCCACTTCCGGACTCCTCGCGAGAATTCCTCGAAAAACGCCTGCGCCGTGAAGAGTCGGTGATCTACCTGGCGCTGGCCAAGGACGACGACAGCAAGCTGCTGGGTTTCTGTCAGCTTTATCCGAGCTACTCGTCACTGTCACTGAAACGGGTGTGGATTCTCAACGACATCTACGTCGCCGAAGACGCCCGCCGCCAACTGGTGGCCGACCATCTGATCAAACAGGCCAAAAAAATGGCCAAGGAAACCCATGCAGTGCGGCTGCGTGTGTCCACCAGCAGCAACAACGAAGTGGCGCAGAAGGTCTATGAGTCCATCGGATTCAAGGAAGATACGCAGTTCAAAAATTACGTATTGCCCATCAGTTCAGACTGA
- the eutC gene encoding ethanolamine ammonia-lyase subunit EutC: MQDSTLPPDPWLELRRLTSARIALGRTGTSLPTSAQLDFQAAHAQARDAVHLAFDHAAISAQLAEKGRDTLLLHSAAADRHSYLQRPDLGRRLNDESAQTLREYAAAHPGGLDLAVVVADGLSALAVHRHAVPFLARLEQQASADGWTLSPVVMVEQGRVAVADEVGELLGAKMVVILIGERPGLSSPDSLGLYFTYGPKVGLNDAHRNCISNVRLEGLSYAMAAHRLLYLMREACRRQISGVSLKDEAELNTIESDSSAEHSGKHIGNFLLDGPVDPH, encoded by the coding sequence ATTCAGGACAGCACTCTGCCCCCTGACCCGTGGCTGGAACTGCGCCGCCTGACCTCCGCGCGCATCGCACTGGGCCGCACTGGCACCAGCCTGCCGACCTCCGCGCAGCTCGACTTTCAGGCGGCGCACGCCCAAGCGCGTGACGCCGTGCACCTTGCCTTTGATCACGCTGCAATCAGCGCGCAACTGGCCGAAAAAGGCCGAGACACCTTGCTACTGCACAGCGCTGCCGCCGATCGGCACAGCTACCTGCAACGCCCGGACCTGGGGCGGCGTCTGAATGACGAGTCGGCGCAAACATTACGCGAGTATGCCGCCGCTCATCCTGGCGGGCTTGATCTGGCGGTGGTGGTAGCCGATGGGCTATCAGCCCTCGCGGTGCATCGGCATGCCGTGCCTTTTCTCGCTCGGCTGGAGCAGCAGGCCAGTGCCGATGGCTGGACGCTGTCGCCGGTGGTCATGGTCGAACAGGGTCGCGTGGCGGTGGCGGACGAAGTCGGCGAATTGCTCGGCGCCAAAATGGTGGTGATCCTGATTGGCGAACGCCCCGGCCTCAGCTCGCCGGACAGCCTCGGCCTGTACTTCACTTACGGCCCCAAAGTCGGCCTGAATGATGCGCACCGCAATTGTATCTCCAACGTGCGGCTTGAAGGCCTGAGCTATGCCATGGCCGCGCATCGCCTGCTTTACCTGATGCGCGAAGCCTGTAGGCGGCAGATTTCCGGGGTCAGTCTGAAGGACGAGGCCGAACTGAACACCATAGAATCCGACAGCTCAGCTGAACATTCAGGCAAGCACATCGGCAATTTCCTGCTCGACGGGCCGGTTGACCCACATTAG